Sequence from the Qipengyuania gaetbuli genome:
GCGGGCGGTCCCGAAGTCCGGCATGAAGATGGTGTCGCCGACAAATGCGGCATCACCGATGATGAAGGCCATGTCCGCCGGCGTGTGGCCGGGGACGTGCAGCGCGATACCTTCCAGCGTGCCGAGCCTGAAGGTCTCGCCGTCATCGAACAAATGATCGAACTGCGAACCGTCGCGCTGGAAATCGGTGCCTGCATTGAACAGCTTGCCGAAGACTTCCTGCACGCGAATGATCTCGCGCCCGATGGCGAGCCTGCCGCCGAGCTTTTCCTGCAGATAGGGCGCTGCCGAGATGTGATCGGCATGGGCGTGCGTTTCGATCAGCCAGGTCACGGTCAGGTCGTTCTTGGTGACATATTCGATGATGAGGTCCGCCGAACCGTTGGAGGTACGGCCTGCAGCAGCATCGTAGTCGAGCACCGAGTCGATGATCGCCGCCTCGTTGGTGGCGGGATCGTGGACGACGTAGCTGATCGTGTTGGTCGCTTCGTCGAAGAACCCTGCAATAGAGGGGCGCAGCGCCTTGTCGTCGAGCGCGCGGCAGATCTGGGTCGTGGCGTTTTCCATAACGGTATCGTGGGTAGACATGGTCTCTAGCTCCCTAATATGAGCATTATCTAATATACACCGCACGGATGTCAATGTTCCCGGGAAAACTGATTGGCCAAGAAGCTGGTGACCTACAGGGCGAGCGCGCCTCTTGCCGTTCGAGCAGACTTGCGCCAGCTTCAGGTCTGGGGTCGACAAGATCGAGAGGAGAAAATTTCATGGGTGATAAGAGGATTGCCGCGCTCATAGCATCCATAGCGTTGGCCGCACCGACGCCGCTTTATGCCGAAACGTCAGCAGAAGTGCCGGCCCAACTGCAGGCCAAAATAGCCGAAGCTGGCTCTGTCTGCGCCGAAATGGACGGTGGTAAATTTGCGATGGAGGATGCAGCGATCCAGCGCGTCGACCTCGACGGTGACGGCGACGAGGACTGGGTGCTGAACGAATCCGCCTTCGCCTGCTCCACCGCTGCCTCGATGTATGGAGGCACCGGCGGGACCATGTCGCACTTCCTCATCGACGACAGCCTCGCCTCCATGCTGACCCAGGGTTGGGGCATGGCGAAGCTGGGCCCGCACACGGTCTTGCTGGCAGACGTCCACGGTTCGCAATGCGACGGGATCAACCCGACCCCGTGCGTGACCGCCAGCGTGTGGGACGCTGAAGAAAAGGTCTGGCGCTCGACCGTCGCCAGCTGGGAGTAACTCTCGACCCTTGCGACTACGGCCGGGTTGGCTGGAGCTTCTTGCTCCTCAAAAAGCCGCCCGATACATGATCGAAAATCAGTTGCGGCCATCCGGGGGGAATGGAATGACCGAGAAGATCGAACCTGCAAGCGGAACCGATCCTGACGCGGCCCATCGCCACCGGCGCATGGAATATGTCTCCTTCATCGCCCAGGTCATCTCGACAGCCGCACTCATCGTTTCGCTGATGTTTGTCGCTTTCCAGATATCGGAAGGCACCAAGATTGCCAGCCGCGAGGAATCGAATGCGAGCATGTCCCAATGGTCGAAGTTTCGCAGCTCGATTTACGAGAGCCGCGAGACGGCAGAAGTCTTCCGCGCGGGACTGGACGGTTCCCGGGAGCTCGATCCGACCGACCAGATGCGCTTCGACTACATGATGCGCGAACACGCCTGGGCAACGTTCCAGCTGTGGGATCGCGCGGAGGAAGGACTGGTCCCGGCAAGGCACTTCGATCTCGGAGCCGGCCCGGATTTCCTGCGCATCATCTGCACGCCGGGAGGCAGCAAATCCTGGGCCAGGATTCGGTCCGAATTGCCCGAGGCCTATGTGCAGGACCTCGAAGCCTTGGCGGACCCGTCAGCCAACACCCGAGGCGCCAGCTGCCAGGCAATGCTGACGGCGACTGGCTCACCCGAAGCGACGGAGACGCGGTAGCGGCTGGAGGGCACTAGCCCCTGGGTCCCATATCTCGCGCGCTACTCCTGGTGCGCTTCGTGGTAGTGGCGCCTCAGCCAGTCGGATCCGTAGTCATTCGACGGATCGCGCATGATCGAATGCACGTGATTATGCGCTCCGTCGCCGGACGGTTCACGGACATAGTCGATCAGCACTGACGGGCCCTGCACCCTGAACATGTAGCGGCCTCTCGGCTGGTCGGTCGGCCCCCACCAGGCAAATCTCAACGTATCCAGACCGTCGGCTTCGATCGAAGCGCGTTGCCGCGCGGCCGCCTCATCCGACGCATCGCCGAGATACTCGTCGAGCAGGCCGTCCAGCAGGCGGCGCTGCACCGGGTTGAGGTCCGAGGCTGTTATGCCGAAGGCCTGCTGGTGGCTTTCTTGTTTTCCCGGTCCGGCAAAGACAGCGGTATCGACCTCTGCCGCCACGACGGCCTGCGCCAGTTGATCGTCGTCGAGCGATCCGAGCAAGGCCCACGCCCTGTCGGATTCATGCTGGAGAAGCTGCCAGCCTGCGTAGCGGCCCTCCTGGACAATTTGCGGATTGGCACCGAGGAACATCGGCGTGAACGCGATCTTGCCGCCTGACACGGTGAAGTTGACGGCGAAATGATGTCCCGTCACCAGCCAACCCCATTCCTCTCCACGGGGATCCCCGAAAACGGAGACGAAATACTTCTCGCTGTCGTAATTGTCGGCAAAACCAAGCGCCTGCGCCTTGCGCGGATCGCTGTCAGGCATTGTTGCCACCATCGCGTCGAACATCGCCCGCAACACGTCCTCGTGCCACATGATCGTCGCCGACTTGAGGTAACCCTGGCTCGACAGGGCCGACGCCATCATGGCGTGTAGCGCGCGGCGCTGCTCGGGCGACATTTCCGCCACGACCAGTCCTGACCTCGGCGCCATGCTGACGGGCAGGTTGGACCAGCTTGTCCTGGTCGCATTGTCGCCCAGCGTGCTGCTGGCCTTCTCCCGTTGTTCGTCGGTCAGTGTGCCGAGGAATGCCAGCGTGGCACCCTGCATGTCCGCCACCCGCATCGCTTCCAGTTCAGGGACAACCGGATCGTGAGCCCATGCCTGCGTCGCAGGAAGGGCCAAGGCGGTAATAGCAACGGCATGAAATAAGGATCGCGCGAAAGCACTCATAACCAATCTCCCCCGGACCCGAGGGAAGACTATGACAGTCGAGCGCCAAGCACAAATCTTGAGGAAATCCGGTGGCGGAGGAATAGCTAGGCAGCCATTCCCGCCTGGGTCCCGCCTTCAAGCCACTGCCTGAAATCCTTCGGCAACTTGGCCATCGCTTCCTCGTAGAGCGCCAGGTCTTCTTCATCCAGAACGCCAACCCAGCGCCGGTTGGTGCCCTTGTGAATGAAGGTATCCGCCCCTCCCTCGAAGGCGAAAGAGATACCCTCGCCCACCACCTTGGACGGG
This genomic interval carries:
- a CDS encoding MBL fold metallo-hydrolase, which codes for MENATTQICRALDDKALRPSIAGFFDEATNTISYVVHDPATNEAAIIDSVLDYDAAAGRTSNGSADLIIEYVTKNDLTVTWLIETHAHADHISAAPYLQEKLGGRLAIGREIIRVQEVFGKLFNAGTDFQRDGSQFDHLFDDGETFRLGTLEGIALHVPGHTPADMAFIIGDAAFVGDTIFMPDFGTARADFPGGDARQLYQSIKRLLSLPEDTRLFLCHDYKAPGRDEYAWETTVGQQKRENVHVKEGTSEDEFVEMRTARDKTLDMPKLIMPSVQVNIRGGRLPEPEDNGVSYIKIPVNAV
- a CDS encoding DUF3500 domain-containing protein; the encoded protein is MALPATQAWAHDPVVPELEAMRVADMQGATLAFLGTLTDEQREKASSTLGDNATRTSWSNLPVSMAPRSGLVVAEMSPEQRRALHAMMASALSSQGYLKSATIMWHEDVLRAMFDAMVATMPDSDPRKAQALGFADNYDSEKYFVSVFGDPRGEEWGWLVTGHHFAVNFTVSGGKIAFTPMFLGANPQIVQEGRYAGWQLLQHESDRAWALLGSLDDDQLAQAVVAAEVDTAVFAGPGKQESHQQAFGITASDLNPVQRRLLDGLLDEYLGDASDEAAARQRASIEADGLDTLRFAWWGPTDQPRGRYMFRVQGPSVLIDYVREPSGDGAHNHVHSIMRDPSNDYGSDWLRRHYHEAHQE